A genomic stretch from Petrimonas mucosa includes:
- a CDS encoding RNA polymerase sigma factor yields the protein MPAIKFSDIASTYNEYLDTLYAYALHLGFDDHTAMDAIHDLFYKLCTQHSSLKEIDNLKFYLFRSLRNRLVDLHRTKRECLSLHLMGEHEGVDLPFQLNVTVEDELIDKEEAEKIREKVENVLSRLTPRQREVIYLRYLQGCSYEEISEIMCMSVAGSRNLVSRSIAKLRVASLATFTIFLMVH from the coding sequence ATGCCTGCAATCAAGTTTTCAGATATTGCATCTACATACAACGAGTACTTGGACACTCTCTACGCATACGCTCTTCACCTGGGTTTTGACGATCACACCGCGATGGATGCCATTCATGATCTATTCTACAAGTTGTGTACGCAGCACTCTTCCCTGAAAGAGATAGATAACCTTAAGTTTTACCTGTTCAGATCGCTGAGAAACAGGTTGGTAGACCTTCACCGAACGAAACGTGAATGTTTGTCCCTTCACCTTATGGGAGAACATGAGGGTGTTGACCTGCCCTTTCAATTGAATGTCACCGTCGAGGATGAGTTGATCGATAAGGAGGAGGCAGAGAAGATTCGGGAAAAGGTGGAAAATGTGCTGAGCCGGCTTACCCCTCGTCAGCGTGAAGTGATCTACCTGCGTTATCTTCAGGGGTGCAGTTATGAGGAGATCTCGGAGATCATGTGCATGTCGGTTGCAGGATCACGCAATCTCGTGAGCAGATCGATCGCCAAACTTCGTGTAGCCTCTTTGGCCACTTTTACCATCTTTTTGATGGTTCACTAA
- a CDS encoding FecR family protein: protein MAEKKFSSIRISSHRVLPEKRSEPIKQLEQSLSAYGRKRRLRHYSYAAAISVALLILSLFYYNRVSGEMLSESGNYIVGNKLESEDILFVAGNQTSSFQGNVDLTIENEKTVRVRGENNQDAEISIEQDVVNKLIVPYGKRSKIILSDGSRVWLNSGSVLEFPCTFSGEKREVILHGEMYIEVEPDPDRSFVVHTADFDVKVHGTRFNVTAYRETSASVVLVEGKVGLNLKDGEELLLSPREQGLYSGSTGTFTTRVVDVDAYISWKEGYLMFEDTPVTEALRKIERYYNLSFNLDENVSFCGLTCTGKIILSANLDNVMTALSVISNTEYKRDDNMIYIFKKSNN, encoded by the coding sequence ATGGCTGAAAAAAAATTCAGCAGCATCCGGATATCCTCACATAGAGTGTTACCAGAAAAGAGAAGTGAACCCATCAAACAGCTGGAGCAGTCTCTCAGCGCTTATGGTCGCAAGCGGAGACTTCGGCATTACTCCTATGCTGCTGCGATATCTGTTGCACTTTTGATCCTTTCCCTCTTTTATTATAATCGGGTTTCCGGAGAGATGTTGTCGGAGAGCGGCAACTACATTGTGGGGAATAAGCTGGAATCGGAAGATATTCTTTTTGTTGCAGGCAATCAGACCTCCTCGTTCCAGGGGAATGTTGACCTCACGATTGAAAATGAGAAGACGGTACGGGTCAGGGGCGAAAACAACCAGGATGCCGAAATCAGCATTGAACAGGATGTGGTGAATAAACTGATTGTGCCATACGGTAAACGGTCCAAAATCATCCTTTCCGATGGATCCCGCGTCTGGTTGAATTCAGGTTCTGTTCTTGAATTTCCATGTACCTTCTCCGGTGAAAAAAGGGAAGTGATCCTCCATGGAGAGATGTATATTGAAGTGGAGCCCGACCCCGATAGATCTTTTGTTGTTCACACGGCCGATTTTGATGTGAAGGTCCATGGGACGAGGTTTAACGTGACCGCATACAGGGAGACCTCCGCTTCGGTGGTTTTGGTAGAAGGGAAAGTTGGCCTGAATCTGAAGGACGGTGAGGAGTTGCTCCTGTCGCCCAGGGAACAGGGTCTCTACTCCGGATCAACTGGCACATTTACTACACGTGTGGTTGATGTTGATGCATACATCAGCTGGAAAGAGGGCTACCTGATGTTTGAGGATACCCCTGTTACCGAGGCTCTAAGGAAAATTGAACGGTACTATAACCTCTCTTTCAATCTGGATGAAAATGTTTCGTTCTGTGGACTGACCTGTACCGGCAAGATCATACTCTCTGCCAATCTCGATAACGTGATGACCGCTCTTTCAGTCATCTCAAACACCGAATACAAAAGAGACGACAACATGATTTACATATTTAAAAAGTCAAACAATTAA